The segment TTTTTAAATTTGTTATAAAATTTATCATAAATGGAATCAAATTTAATTCCAGCAAATTCATAAGCTATTTCAAATGTTAAAAATAGTATAAATGTTTGAACAGCCATAAAATGAATTCCATAAATCTTGAAAGGCGGATAATAACTGCTCATAAGTCCCAAAAACGCTAAAACAAGAATTGTGGTTTTAAGCGCAAATCTGTACTCGAAAAATGTTTCCAGTAATCTACTTTTTCTATATATCTTCTTATTATCGTTTCCAATTTCATCAATATAAGCCGCAATAGTACATATTATCACAGTTCCTATTCCAACTGCCGGAAAACCGAAAATAAATACAATTATCAGAAATATCATGGCTGTAACAATATGATTAATACAGTTTATCTTTTTTGCAAGGAAAGTTCCAATAAAAACTCCAAAGAATATATAAGCCGCATCTACGTTAATTGTCACTAAAAAACCGATCAATATCCCGCATAAAATCCCTGCAAGTATTCCAAGCTGCTTATTATTCTTTTTATCGTGCATATCGTCGGATATTTTCATCAAAAATCCTGATAATGGATAAAGAAGTATTTCTAACACATTAACTCTCCTTAGAAAAAATTCAAATTATTTAAAAAATACTATGAAACTATTCAAAATTTTTGTTATCTTTGTTTATTTATAATTTCCCTTGCACCGGCAACCATCATTGGAAAAATAATGGTCACATCACCAACAACAGTTACAAGGTTTGAACCGGCTTTTGCCTTTGCCCATGATTTAGCTTCCTCTAAGGGCGCACCACTCAGACTTCCTGTTTCGCTTCTATCCATAGTAATTTGAATAGCAGCATCAACTCCTCCTTTAAGAAGATTGGATGCCAGAGCATAATGTTTGGGTAATCCACCACCGAGTAGAACTGCTGCAACTTTTTTTGAGCTAAAAACAATATCAGAAAGCTCGTGCATGTCTGCAACAGCGTCAAGGTGGAATTCTTTATCCTGGGTAAACATCCAGAGTTGCAGGCCGAGCATACTATCTATCAATCCTGGCGCATAAACAGGAACGCCTTTCTTGGCAGCAATTTTAAGTATTGAATTTTCATCATTTATGTTATTTCCAATCTCAGTTAAAAATTCTCTTATAGAGATGATCTTCTTTTTCCCCGCAATTTTTCCTATAATTTCATTTATTTTGCTTTCAAATACTTCAAAATCCTCGGATTTTGTATATAAGTCTCCTATTCTTCCCATTCCTTGCTCACATAATTCTTCATCATTGGCATGAATTCCCTTATAATGACTTCCTCCGAATGATTCAACTAAATCATGGGTAATATTAGCTCCACTTGTTATTAAAACATCTATATAACCGTCATTTATTAGATCTGCAATTATTTTCCTGAGTCCTCCAGGTACAAGAGGACCTGCAGCGCTTAAAAAAACAGCAACATCATCATCTTTAATTGAATCAGCAAATAACTTTGTAGATTTGGCTAATTTTCCAGCGCCAAGAACTCCTGATTTTTCCATTTCTTCTATTAGATCCAGAACGCTCATCTTGTCTTTGATACTCATATGTTGAATTTTCAGTCTTTCACAACCTTATATAATCTTTAATTAAGAAATAAAAGATTTTATAATTAAAAATAATGGATTAGAAATAGAAAATATTATTTTATACCTGCAATTTTATCTAAAAGATCTGTCCTTGTAACAATTCCTACAGGGATTTTATTCTCGTCTACAACTATAAGCCGACCGATCTTAAATTTGTTCATGATTTCAATGGCATCAGAAATCATCAAATCTTTTTCCACAGTAATTATGTGCTTTGACATTATTTCCATCACTTTAGAACTATCATTCTTATCAGCAATGGCTTTTGTTATGTCGCTTTGGGTTAAAATTCCCATAACTTCGTGGTCTTCAATTACAGGTGCGCCTTCAATTCCTTTACTTGATAATATTTCAGCAGCTTCTTCTATACCCATATTGGGCCGTAATGTTATAAGATCATGGCTTGCAACGTCAATTACAGTTTTATGGGGGATACTTCTTATGCTTGTGGTGTCAAGCAGCAAAAGATTATCCATATCATCTCTTCCAACAACCATTCCATTCACTACCAGTTTGTTTACTGGTGTTGGGCCGACTCTTATCTTATCTCCAAGATCAAGCTGTTTTATGTTACCCACAACCTTTATTGCTGCTTCGCATTCACCGGGGTGTGGAATACTTGTAAATTCTATCCTTGCCACATTTAAGTCTCTTACCTCTTCTCCATCTTTAAATATGGGCACAAGGGCTTCTTTATCAGTAGAAGTAATATTTAGAGTATGATATGCTTCTATTGTTGGTTTATACCCGCCTCTCGGACCTGGAACGCCTTTAACAAGACCTAAACTTCTTAAAGATTGCATTTGGTTCCTTATTGTCCCGGGATTACGGTTCATTATATCGGCAATTTCCTCTCCTTTAATAGATTTGCCCTTTGAATTTCTATATAAATTTATTAAACTTTGCAGTATTTCCTTCTGCACAGAAGTGAGCATGAAGACCACCCTAAATATTTCTTAATTATTTATAATTATAATTAATTATCTATCATGATTATGGATATATAAATCTTTATATTTTAATGAAAATTATAACAAGATTTTCAAAAATCAGCACAATCTAAAGGTTGATTGTTTAATAATTTATAAAATTTAGGATGTAGGATTATGGTATAATTTTATTATTCTTTAAACTAAATGTGATATCAATAATTATTTACTATAAACTTTAGCATTATTTTCTTTCTCTAGAATCATTTTTGTTGTAATTACACTTTTTGCACGGAAAAGAAGCTCATTATTTCCTTCAGATTTTATTTTTGCTTCAATTTTTTCAAGTAATTTTTGTAATTCGTTGCTATTACAGTTATATGCTTTATCTAATAATTCTTCTGGGTTATCATCTGTTTTATCTGCTCTTTTGAATTTCATAGTTTTACCTTTCGAATTGTAAATGCACTAATTGTGTTTTATTTCTTAAAATAAGCTCGTATATGTCTTAATAATTAGAATTATAATTATAAATCTATCATGGTTATACATATATAATTGTTTTCATTATAGTCAAAAGATTGATAAAACTATTAAAATAAACTAATTAAATAATAAGTATGGTCAGCAGTCATTCTATTAAGGTTTTTTCTTTTATTTACTTGATAATAACTTCTTTTTATTGATTTAGCCTTGTTTTGTTTTCTTGAACTTATTGATTCTAATCTTTTCTAAATCAATAAAAGATTTTTATAAAATTTTAGGGGAGATTTTACAAATTATTATTTATTACTTCTGATTTAATATTAGTAGGGGATTCCCATGGATGATTATATTAAATCTTTAATTTCAACAGATATTGAATTTTTAGACATATTTGAGCATATGGAAGAGAGAATAAGTATTTTTGAACCGGTTTATAATGAAAAAGGCGGAATTGAGGACTTAATTATTAAATATGTTAATAAACCTCTTGAATTTGCTGATCGACCTGTTGAAAAGATTATTGGAAGAAAGATCAGCGACGTACTTGGATATGAAAATATGAAACCATATTTGGAAATAGCAAAGAAAATTGCTCCTAAAAGAGAAAGTATAAAATTTGAACATTATTATCCTCCAAAGGACAAGTATTATTTAACTTCCGCGTTTTTAACTCCAGATGGTTATTATATTGCTCTTAGCATGGATATTACCGAACAAAAAATATCAAGAGAAAAATTAGAAAGCTCAAAACAGATTTTAGGAAATATACTTGAAAATTTTCCGGGAGTTGTATTCTGGAAAGATACTGATTCGGCATATTTAGGATGCAATAAAAACTTTGCCCGGGCTGCAGGGCTTGAGAATCCATTAGAAATTGTGGGAAAAACTGATTATGAACTTCCATGGGCAAAAACAGAGGCTGAAGCTTATCGTGCTGATGATCAATATGTTATGGAAAGTAAAATGCCAAAATTAAATATAGTCGAAACACAGCTTCAATTTGGAGGACGCTTAGCATGGTTTAATACAAGTAAAGTCCCTTTATTTGACTCTAATGGGGAAGTGATTGGAGTTCTCGGTGTTTCAAATGATATCACTGATCTAAAACAAACCGAAGAAGAATTAATACAGGCGCGTGACCATTTAGAAGATCAGGTTAAAAAGCAGACTGTTAAACTTCAAGAGGCTTATGACTCATTAAAAGAAAGTGAATCTCAGTTTAGAACTCTTGCAGAAAATTCCCCTGATCTTATTATCAGGGTTAACAGTGATTTAAAATATTTATATGTTAATTCCACAATCGAAGAGATTTTAGGGAATCCTCCAGAATTCTATATTGGAAAAAATATTGAGGAAATTGGATTACCGTCGAAATATATATCCTATTTTAGGGAAAATTATTTAAAAATTTTTAAAACTGGAGAAGAAATACACGATGAATATGAATTTCCAACAATTAAAGGATTAAGATTCTTTAAAACTTCCGTAGTTCCTGAATATAATACAAAAGGCGAAATTGAAACTGCTTTAACTTTAACCCGCGATATTACTGAAAGAAAAGAAATGGAAGATAATTTAAAAGAACTTGTAAGTGAATTAGAACGTTCTAATGAAGAACTGCAGCAATTTGCATACATTATTAGTCATGACCTTCAGGAGCCCCTTAGAACAGTTACCAGCTTTACTCAACTTCTCGAAATGCGTTATAAAGGTAAATTAGACAGGGATGCCGATGAATTTATGGGTTATATCGTGGATGGTAGTTCCCGTATGAAACAGATGATCCAGGATTTACTTGAATATTCGCGTGTTACTACTAAAGGGGGCAAATTTGCTGAAATAGATGCCGAAGAGGTCCTTAAACTGACTCTTTCTAATTTAAAAGTTGTTATCAACGAGAATAGTGCAAAAATTACTCATGATCCACTTCCCACAGTTATGGCTGATGATAAACAACTCCAAAGAGTTTTCCAAAACCTTATTTTGAATGCTATTAAATTTAAAAAGCATGATGAGCCTCCAGAAATCCATATCTCAGCAGATAAGGATTCTGAAAATAATGGGTATGTATTCAGTGTGCAGGATAATGGTATTGGAATTGAAAAGCAATATTTTGACCGTATTTTTACCATATTTCAAAGATTACATACTAGAGATGAATATGAAGGTACTGGCATTGGTTTGGCAGTAGTTAAAAGAATAATAGAACGTCATGGTGGAAAAATCTGGGTTGAATCAGATCTTGGTAAAGGTTCTACTTTTTATTTTACACTACCTTTCGACATTTCATAGCTTTGAAACTTTATTTAAGCCCATAAATCTCTAAGAGATTTCTGACGCTTCCTATAGAAAATAAAAGTGAAACTATTTTTTTAAATCAGTTTTAATGGATGGTTAATTGTTAAAATAGCACTTTTTTTAGTTCTTCCAGATTTTTTGAAATGAAAGGTGCTGCTTTAGGATCTGCCAGTATTTTCAACTGTTCTTTACGCGTATCTATATAAGCATTGTTTAAAATCTCTTGAAGCTCTGGAACTGGCATTTTAATTACTTTTCTGATTTTTGCAATTTCCTCCGATGAAAGCTGGCTTTTATAATCTTCTATCTGTGATTGGAAGTTTTTTACTACATTTGAATTTGTAGATACTACAGTTTTTAATATAATTGCTGGAACCTTAATCAGTTGATCCAGTGCTTCTAAAACATCATTTTCATTTATTTCTACTTCCTTCTGGCTCATTGTAATACTCTCCAACAAATCAATTTTTAATACAATTCTTTAGTTTTTCAGCTTTAGGGAGAT is part of the Methanobacterium sp. genome and harbors:
- a CDS encoding deoxyhypusine synthase: MSIKDKMSVLDLIEEMEKSGVLGAGKLAKSTKLFADSIKDDDVAVFLSAAGPLVPGGLRKIIADLINDGYIDVLITSGANITHDLVESFGGSHYKGIHANDEELCEQGMGRIGDLYTKSEDFEVFESKINEIIGKIAGKKKIISIREFLTEIGNNINDENSILKIAAKKGVPVYAPGLIDSMLGLQLWMFTQDKEFHLDAVADMHELSDIVFSSKKVAAVLLGGGLPKHYALASNLLKGGVDAAIQITMDRSETGSLSGAPLEEAKSWAKAKAGSNLVTVVGDVTIIFPMMVAGAREIINKQR
- a CDS encoding PAS domain-containing protein encodes the protein MDDYIKSLISTDIEFLDIFEHMEERISIFEPVYNEKGGIEDLIIKYVNKPLEFADRPVEKIIGRKISDVLGYENMKPYLEIAKKIAPKRESIKFEHYYPPKDKYYLTSAFLTPDGYYIALSMDITEQKISREKLESSKQILGNILENFPGVVFWKDTDSAYLGCNKNFARAAGLENPLEIVGKTDYELPWAKTEAEAYRADDQYVMESKMPKLNIVETQLQFGGRLAWFNTSKVPLFDSNGEVIGVLGVSNDITDLKQTEEELIQARDHLEDQVKKQTVKLQEAYDSLKESESQFRTLAENSPDLIIRVNSDLKYLYVNSTIEEILGNPPEFYIGKNIEEIGLPSKYISYFRENYLKIFKTGEEIHDEYEFPTIKGLRFFKTSVVPEYNTKGEIETALTLTRDITERKEMEDNLKELVSELERSNEELQQFAYIISHDLQEPLRTVTSFTQLLEMRYKGKLDRDADEFMGYIVDGSSRMKQMIQDLLEYSRVTTKGGKFAEIDAEEVLKLTLSNLKVVINENSAKITHDPLPTVMADDKQLQRVFQNLILNAIKFKKHDEPPEIHISADKDSENNGYVFSVQDNGIGIEKQYFDRIFTIFQRLHTRDEYEGTGIGLAVVKRIIERHGGKIWVESDLGKGSTFYFTLPFDIS
- a CDS encoding CBS domain-containing protein; translated protein: MLTSVQKEILQSLINLYRNSKGKSIKGEEIADIMNRNPGTIRNQMQSLRSLGLVKGVPGPRGGYKPTIEAYHTLNITSTDKEALVPIFKDGEEVRDLNVARIEFTSIPHPGECEAAIKVVGNIKQLDLGDKIRVGPTPVNKLVVNGMVVGRDDMDNLLLLDTTSIRSIPHKTVIDVASHDLITLRPNMGIEEAAEILSSKGIEGAPVIEDHEVMGILTQSDITKAIADKNDSSKVMEIMSKHIITVEKDLMISDAIEIMNKFKIGRLIVVDENKIPVGIVTRTDLLDKIAGIK